ATGATCGAGCAGGATAAGGTTACTGCCTTGTTTCCTAGTTCATTTGGCTACTTTGATCCGCATATTTTAGAAGTGGCTAAGGAATACAAAGATGTGCAATTCTTCCATGCAGGTACTCTGTGGAAAGAAGGCTTACCCAACAACATTGGTAGCTACTTTGCCCTCTTGGATGAAGGCCAATATATTGCTGGGCGTATCGCAGCCATGACTAGCAAGAGTGGAAAGTTAGGCTTTGTGGCCGCTAAGCCGATTAACCCAGTGCTCCGTAATCTGAATGCCTTTATCCTAGGAGCACGTAGCGTCAAACCTGATATGAAGATGCAAGTGATCTTTACAGGGGACTGGTCATTACCCGTGAAGGAAGCAGAAGCAACCAACTCGCTGGCCGATCAGGGGGTGGATGTTGTAGCCATGCATGTGGACAGTCCTAAAGTGGTGATTGAGACGGCTGAGAAGCGCAACATTTTCTGTAGTGGCCTCCATGCTGCCCAGAACGACTTGGCTCCTAAGGGCTATTTGACGGGGACAGCCTACAAGTGGGCTACCATCCTTAAGAGTTATGTTGAATCAATTCGAGCTGGTAAGACGTTGATGAACGGTGGCATTCCCCATCAAATTCTTGGTGGTCTGGCGGAAAATTACATTGAGTTGGCCCCATTTGGAGAGGCCGTATCGGAAGCTGCTAAGAAGGATGCAGAAGATACAGCTAAGAAGATTATTGACGGCTCTATGTTGATTTACAAGGGGCCAATTAAAGACAACACTGGTGCAGTCAAGATTCCACAAGGCACTGAATATAAGGTGACTGATGGCAAACTGACTGAAATCGATTGGCTAGCGGAAGGTGCCTTGGGTAAGACC
The Cyanobacteriota bacterium genome window above contains:
- a CDS encoding BMP family ABC transporter substrate-binding protein is translated as MNLSRRQIIRGLLATGAFAAATKFGTGCTPAPQGGDTASSPNASPATDAAKELVLGFIYVGPKDDYGWNQAQATGAAEIAKLPGIKIVEQANVPETKEVQEVMRNMIEQDKVTALFPSSFGYFDPHILEVAKEYKDVQFFHAGTLWKEGLPNNIGSYFALLDEGQYIAGRIAAMTSKSGKLGFVAAKPINPVLRNLNAFILGARSVKPDMKMQVIFTGDWSLPVKEAEATNSLADQGVDVVAMHVDSPKVVIETAEKRNIFCSGLHAAQNDLAPKGYLTGTAYKWATILKSYVESIRAGKTLMNGGIPHQILGGLAENYIELAPFGEAVSEAAKKDAEDTAKKIIDGSMLIYKGPIKDNTGAVKIPQGTEYKVTDGKLTEIDWLAEGALGKT